From the Papilio machaon chromosome 13, ilPapMach1.1, whole genome shotgun sequence genome, the window cggggctatatttTCTGCCTACGGGGCTGATTTGCTTTTAGGTCCTTTTTCTTGGAGGTGTTCTGGCTCTTCATGGCGCTTGGGACAGCGTGTAAAACGATGCAGCAAGGATCAATACTCCTTCGAGGACGAAGGAAATGCAGGATGGCCgaactgttagagacaaaaatcaacactgtgccggtgtatcggcgcagcactagacatgtcaaatatcaacgcttacgtcgcctcactacagctatctgtcacttggttttgggaactttagcgcgcaatatgctcgagatgatcttgactaataattctctaaaaatatataatactaatgtgCCATACGAACAGATAGATGGTATTACCTGTCCGGTGTGTCCGGCCTCTGTGGCAAGATGCAGCGGTGTTTTGCCATCTTCATCCTGCGAGTTCAGCTTACTGCCGTTCAGCAGCAGGAAAGAGCACGCCATCACTGAACCCtatgaattaaacaaaattgtaacaatagtGATAAGAAACACTTTAATGACTAACTCGATAATTACTCAGAAGTAAAACGTATTATCATAAGGGgggatctttgggggaggcctatgcccagcaatGGGCGTAACGACGCTGAATgaatggttggatggatggaaaacgtattaaattaaagaatttcGTATGATCCACGATTcatgtacatataaaatgcAGCTGTAAGTTTGTAACATGACGTACGACCATGTTGATGTTAATATGTAAGACGAAAAagtaaaatgtgtaatttctGCCACACTTTTATCGCATttgtaattgcggatgtctatgaaTTCAGGTGGCTACATGTTCTTTCGCTTCCtgagcaaataaaaaattgtagttaTTATGTAAGTGCGCAGTGTATACTAACACTGAGCACGGCGGCGTGCAGCGCAGTGCGCAGTCGTGCGGCGGTGGCGGTGGGCGTGGCGCCGGCGGCGAGTGCGGCGCGCATCACGCACACGTTGTGCGCACGCGCAGCACGACACAGCACCGCGTCCGCACTCAGGTTGGATAGATCTTCTGCTTCTGTTATACACACAACTATAGtagtttttacatacatatcttatatatataaaagaaagtcgtgttagttacactatttataactcaagaacggctgaatcgatttgaccgaaaattggtgggcaagtagcttagaaccaggaaacggacataggataatttttaccccgttttctattttttattccgcgcggacggagtcgcgggtaagagctagtatgttttaaaaagggGCCATTTTtcatatgattttaaatttacagtttttaagattattttttgtaatctgTTATATAGCGTAGTATTACCGAGTTCATCTGTGTCCTCCCCCTCGGTGGAGTCGTGGTCTGAGGGTAGACTGAGATCGACATCGCGCTCGCCGACCAACTCGCTGCCGATCAGTAGTACGGGACTGCCCGAACTCTTGCTGCCGCTCTCCGATGCTGCACACAAACATAATAACCACACTCAATACATCATAATCACTAAGGAAGACCCTTAGCGTAAATCTAGCAAGAGAAATCTTCACTAAGCGATCATTTAAGTGTATATGAGAGTGATAAATCTCACCACTGGTATTACTGTTGACATCGCTTTTCTCATCCGCAATAGTTTCAGGTACAACCGGCTGTGCTCGGACTCTGGAATTATATAACAGTTACATACGGGTGGGACTGAAATGGATAATAAACTTGAGTGTATTCGAGATATAAATCAGTACGTATGTATACTACTGTACCGACTATATCCCTCTTCCCTTTCCTACAATTTTCTTATACggaataaataagaaaaggaCCAATTCGCTTTATTAGCGAAATCAGGTATTCGATAaatcgtttgccaccttataaataaataaattacattgtaaaCAGAAAATGCCATTCAATTGGTTAGATAAATAAAGGTGGTCAAGTATACCTGCGCCTAGCTCGTCTCACGGACCACCGTCGTGCGGCGCGCGCGGGAGGCGGCGAGGGGGCCGGGGACTGGGGCGGAGAGTGGGGCGGTGTGTGGGGCAGAGAGTGGGGCGGAGAGTGGGGCGGGGCACGCTCGCACGCGGCCACGTTGCGCACGAACGACAGTGACACGTACTTGGCGCGGATCCACGCCTCGCGCACAGACCTGACGTACAtcagtattatatattattactaaaacaatgtaaaatacaTGACTAGGGGGCGCTTCAATCACTTTCGATTTTTTCCGGAAGGCAAGGTTTTATATGTACATTGCCAGGCTATGTCTTTATGAACCTTTGCACTCAGAAAGACAATTTTCAGAGAACTGTGAGagcattatatttgaatttccaaaaatattcattaaataaattagataaaattattttgctacTAGCTactaatattaagttaaataattttaacttacgtTTCACAATTGGGCGTAGGTCTGGTGAGATCGGTGCCCTCTGTGTTCGCCTCGtatattaaattcactattttatTACCCAGCTCCGCCATTACCTGTCAAAATTTATTAGGCCAATTTATTAAACCGGCCGGACTGTCATACAAACAGattgaaaataacttttttttaattgtaaaaaaatacaatatccATAAAATACCTTAATAATATCAGGTTCCCAATCGTCGAGTGTCAGAGAGCGAACTTTGCTGACGTGTACGCCGAGTGAGCGATGTACACCGGAACATGCTGAAAATATTAGTTCATTTTATCTATTACTGTGTTaacattaagttaattaaaaaaaaaaattcttccaACTAAATCACAAAACCATTTCATTATTGGAAAGTATTCTATCTATAGAAGAACGAAACCGAGACTTGTGTTGCCAGCACAATTACAGTTAATTCAGTGTTACCAgttgcaaataaattaaaatacaaaaagataaatttttgaaCATCACAATAGCCAAAGTCtaataaattcattgtttAATGCAGTTTTAATACAGACCTATGCAAAGTGTAATTCCTAGGTTGATACTGGCCCAGCGCGGGTTCGGGCTGCCGCAGTCGCAGCAATAGTTATTGCCCGGGATACTCAGTAGCTGTTCCCAtatcctgaaataaatatcttacttatattatagatggatggatggatggatgtttgttagacgCTAAAGAATCACTAattaagaatacataggccattaattaaattttttactccTAGTAAACGGAGTTGCAGCtagtaaaacataaattaggcattgtattaatattttttttaatacgcaTCCAAAAGTTAGAAGCGAATTTTGTCACAAAGATAAGAGCTAAATAATCAGCGGAAAATATTAGCATCGTAGGAACTGTTTGTAATGATATTTGTGGAGTATGTGATGTGTGTCATCACCTGACTTTCTTCATCCTGTCATTGGCATGCGGGTTGTTGTGTGTGTGGTCGCGGTCTGGTACGAGCACCAGCTGTGAGTCAGGCGGGTCTCGGCCACGGCCCTGCTGTATGGCGGAGCGGATACCACTCTGAAGTGCCGCTATCCACGCACCCACCATCTCCTCAGAGTCCGCTTGCAGCATGTGACTTCTACAATGTATTAAACAACTTAGCTATGTTGTGATCTTCATTGGGTAAACAAGAAGTACTATGACTTCACAAATAAAGTAGTAAAGCAGATTTTAAATAgcatttttttcgatattaaagggtgtgataaaattatgaatgatAGATTGATTTAATGAACGAAATCATGAGTCGAACTCACACAGAGTGGAACAAAGATGTCGATAGGAAAAACATATTATGGCATATCCtgtaatttttctaatattataaatgcgaatgtttagatggaaggataaatggatgtttgtttgaaggtatcttcggaacggctgaacggatcttgattaaatttggcacagacgtaaAAGTagtagtttggaagaacacataggctacttattaagttttttttaatgccgcgcgttACATACAGCTAATTATCGATATATCTATGCCTCTAGTTTTAGTTTAGTAGTTgtagtttagttttaacaaaaaaaaaaagctttgtattccatttttaaaaacgGACGAATTAAAACGATTCAAATAAAACCGAacgtaatacaaaaaaatataaggtcGACGATctcgaattatatttaaagtgaGATACTGGCCCCGTGTAATGACCTTATTCTAGGTTCATTGTCGTACAACTAGACTGAATTACTATTTACAATGTTTCACGAAAGTCTATGAAAGCACAGACATCTTtcagtttatttgttataaaatcattgaGGTTAACGGCAGCAATAAAAACGCGTTTTATAACACTCGTagtattaaatgaatatattgaATGGAACTTTAGAAAAATCATACGCTTAACAtgtatagaaatttaaattatttttaggatcttttcttttctttaagtcttaaaaatatcttactaatattataaatgcgaatgtttggataaatggatggatgtttgttagaaggtatccaTATATCCATAAcgactgcatggatctcgattaaatttggtatatatgtaaaacacactttggaagaacacacaagAGCAAAGATACCAGAAATGTGTAAGGTGTCCAGTAGGGTACGTTTGTTTCAACTCCGCAACGGTTTCACTAATTTtactgaaatttgacacaaatacAGACATAGTCTCGAGTAACATATGAGATATTTTCacaccttttttaattctctacAGACGAAGTTAGTAaacaaaagctagttaagaaataaatataattcaattagTAAACTCACTTGGAAGGTGACAACACTTCGAAACAGAACCTCCTCTCGCCATCCAACACCGGCTTGACTGTACACAAACGTAAATCCTCTTCCATCACAGTCACATTCAGCTCACCTGTTCTTTTCCTGAaaacaagttaaattttaatatcatccATCAATAAAtactttctatatttatttaataaaaatattaaattataatcaacatattaaaacaattatagcTTTATAAGGTTGTAATcacagacttattaaaaactagcttttacccgcgactccattcgcgcggaataaaaaaaatgtacacaagataaaaaagttcctatgtccgtctccaagttctaagctacctccccatcaattttcagctaaatcagttcaaccgatcttgagttataaatagtgtaactaacacgactttcttttatatatataagataatccATAAACAATAAATGACATCTTCAGACAGTGAAatgtgtaaatgtaatttcttaCTTTCATATCCATTGAATTCAAcgatataagttatttttgaattgcatataaaattttgtatgataatgtaaaaaaaacaccaatTGAAGTCATATAcctaataattacattaataaaatttacatcgTTACCAATCTAGGGTTTCAAAATGTATcttttacacaaatatatataactagataatatttcataagtaAATAGACCGAGACCGTCCTTTAATTCGGCCTTCACGACAAACAAACAGCAAATCAAACTTACCTATAAACTAATCGATTGTCGTACAAATAGAACCATCTTCTGTTCCAAGTCTTGAATGCGTTGGATGTCCTTTTAAAGAGGTAACCTTGCATCCTTGGTAAGTTCTTGAGGCAAGGTGACGTCAGTAGACCGTCTTTACAGTCAGTCTCATTGGCGTGGTCTTTGCAACTCGGCAGAACAGTATCTTGACTGTTCACTATCGTATGCCGGTTTTCCATTTCTTTATCCAGCGCTTTGGTACTACCACGCATTGTCGTCACCTGAAAACGTTagtgtttttcattaaacagtgggtttccactgtcgtTATACCAGTGTAAGAACAATATTTCCATCCcacgtttaataaaataaaaagaacagaaaaactgaaaaacttcaatgaaaAAGATGTAATCAAGAAGGAAAGTTCAATGACATTGATAATGGTTGTCATTAAAAAACAGCATTTtggaaaaa encodes:
- the LOC106710534 gene encoding arf-GAP with coiled-coil, ANK repeat and PH domain-containing protein 3, whose amino-acid sequence is MKPLIDFDECLRDSPKFREQLETEESSIDGLEQKLDKVLKTCSFMIESGKTYMTHRSAFTNALWDLSSSFSEDPPVMATLNRMIHALQEMNKFHSILLDQASRTVLKNLSAFIKIDIKGVKESKHHFDKISNDLDIALIRNSQVSRHKTSDVEEAVNLLLATRSCFRHTALDHVQKITMLQARKRHEILATFLSYMQACCTYYHQGADLSEDLEPFLKSTADEVTTMRGSTKALDKEMENRHTIVNSQDTVLPSCKDHANETDCKDGLLTSPCLKNLPRMQGYLFKRTSNAFKTWNRRWFYLYDNRLVYRKRTGELNVTVMEEDLRLCTVKPVLDGERRFCFEVLSPSKSHMLQADSEEMVGAWIAALQSGIRSAIQQGRGRDPPDSQLVLVPDRDHTHNNPHANDRMKKVRIWEQLLSIPGNNYCCDCGSPNPRWASINLGITLCIACSGVHRSLGVHVSKVRSLTLDDWEPDIIKVMAELGNKIVNLIYEANTEGTDLTRPTPNCETSVREAWIRAKYVSLSFVRNVAACERAPPHSPPHSLPHTPPHSPPQSPAPSPPPARAARRWSVRRARRRVRAQPVVPETIADEKSDVNSNTSASESGSKSSGSPVLLIGSELVGERDVDLSLPSDHDSTEGEDTDELEAEDLSNLSADAVLCRAARAHNVCVMRAALAAGATPTATAARLRTALHAAVLSGSVMACSFLLLNGSKLNSQDEDGKTPLHLATEAGHTGQVCLLLRYRADQSIKDNEGRTPLDIAVEHANADIVTL